Proteins from a genomic interval of Gossypium hirsutum isolate 1008001.06 chromosome A09, Gossypium_hirsutum_v2.1, whole genome shotgun sequence:
- the LOC107889746 gene encoding phosphatidylinositol:ceramide inositolphosphotransferase 1 has product MTLYIGREASKLWKRICSETTTEINLLLDNWKYLLAGLIFQYIHGLAARGVHYLHRPGPTLQDLGFYILPELGQDKAYISETVFTFVFLSFLLWTFHPFIFKSKKIYTVLVWCRVLAFLVASQILRIITFYSTQLPGPNYHCREGSKLARLPKPESVLEVLLINFPRGVIYGCGDLIFSSHMIFTLVFVLTYQKYGTRSFIKHFAWLVAIVQSLLIVASRKHYMVDVVVAWYTVNLVVFFIDKKLPELPDRSSGSSPMLLPLSTKDKDSKTKEENHKLLNGNSVDPADWRPRTQVNGKIQEDGNGIHDTAMNGA; this is encoded by the exons ATGACGCTTTACATTGGTCGCGAAGCTTCAAAG tTATGGAAGAGAATTTGTTCAGAGACAACTACAGAGATCAACCTTCTTCTTGATAACTGGAAATACCTTCTTGCTGGTCTCATCTTTCAG TATATTCATGGTCTAGCTGCCCGAGGAGTTCATTACCTTCATAGGCCAGGGCCAACACTTCAGGATCTTGGGTTCTATATTCTTCCA GAGCTTGGGCAAGATAAAGCCTACATCAGTGAGACTGTGTTCACCTTtgtctttttatcatttttattg TGGACTTTCCATCCATTCATCTTCAAGAGTAAAAAGATCTACACTGTTCTTGTTTGGTGCAGGGTGCTAGCATTTCTAGTT GCTTCTCAGATTCTCCGAATCATCACATTCTATTCTACTCAGCTTCCTGGACCAAATTATCATTGCCGAGAG GGTTCTAAGCTTGCCAGATTGCCAAAACCAGAGAGTGTGTTGGAAGTCCTCTTAATTAATT TTCCTCGTGGTGTAATATATGGTTGTGGTGACTTGATTTTTTCATCACACATGATCTTCACCTTGGTCTTTGTGCTCACCTATCAAAAATATGGCACTCGAAG CTTCATAAAGCACTTTGCGTGGTTGGTAGCTATTGTTCAAAGTCTCTTGATTGTGGCATCCCGCaaacattacatggttgatgtaGTTGTGGCATG GTACACTGTTAATTTAGTGGTATTCTTCATAGACAAGAAACTGCCAG AATTGCCTGACAGAAGCAGTGGAAGCTCACCAATGTTGCTACCATTGAGCACCAAAGACAAGGATAGTAAAACCAAAGAAGAGAACCACAAGCTCTTGAATGGGAATTCTGTAGATCCTGCAGATTGG AGGCCGAGAACTCAAGTAAATGGCAAGATTCAGGAAGATGGCAATGGAATCCATGATACTGCAATGAACGGAGCATAG
- the LOC107889747 gene encoding serine/threonine-protein kinase BSK6, translating into MGARCSKFSICWFHSHLKASVLESSDLENGGKGEKNAWPSFGEFSLEQLKVATSGFSSDNIVSEHGEKAPNVVYKGKLDNDRWVAVKRFNKFAWPDSRQFLEEAKAVGSLRSERLANLIGCCCEGDERLLVAEFMPNETLAKHLFHWENQPMKWAMRLRVALYLAQALEYCSSKGRALYHDLNAYRILFDNDGNPRLSCFGLMKNSRDGKSYSTNLAFTPPEYLRTGRVTPESVVYSFGTLLLDLMSGKHIPPSHALDLIRGKNFLMLMDSALEGHFSNEDGMELVRLASRCLQYEARERPNAKSLVISLMSVQKEAEVPSHVLMGIPHGTASSKQPLSLTPFGEACMRIDLTAIHEILEKMGYKDDEGIANELSFQMWTSQMQETLNSKKHGDTAFRAKDFATAIDCYTRFIDGGTIVSPTVYARRCLSYLMNDRPQEALGDAMQAQVVSPQWPTALYLQATCLFSLGMEGDAQETLKDGTNLEAKRSKN; encoded by the exons atgggagCTCGTTGTTCTAAATTCTCTATCTGCTGGTTTCATTCTCACCTTAAAGCTTCTGTCCTCGAATCCTCCGATCTCG AGAATGGGGGCAAAGGTGAGAAGAATGCATGGCCGAGTTTCGGTGAGTTTAGCTTGGAGCAACTCAAAGTTGCTACGTCTGGCTTTTCTTCCGATAACATAGTGTCGGAACACGGTGAAAAAGCTCCTAACGTCGTTTACAAAGGGAAACTCGACAATGACCGCTGGGTTGCTGTTAAACGGTTTAACAAGTTCGCCTGGCCCGATTCTCGCCAATTCCTC gAGGAAGCCAAAGCTGTTGGGAGTTTAAGGAGTGAGCGGTTGGCAAATCTGATCGGTTGTTGTTGTGAAGGCGATGAGAGATTGTTGGTCGCCGAGTTTATGCCCAATGAAACGCTGGCTAAGCATCTTTTTCACT GGGAAAATCAGCCAATGAAATGGGCAATGAGGTTGAGGGTGGCACTCTACTTGGCACAAGCTTTGGAGTATTGTAGCAGTAAAGGAAGAGCTTTATACCATGATCTCAATGCTTATAGGATTCTGTTTGATAAT GATGGTAATCCCAGGCTGTCTTGTTTTGGGCTCATGAAGAACAGCAGAGATGGCAAGAGTTACAGTACAAACTTAGCTTTTACACCACCAGAATACCTGAGAACAG GTCGAGTGACTCCGGAAAGTGTCGTGTATAGCTTTGGAACCTTGCTGCTAGATCTTATGAGCGGCAAACATATTCCTCCCAGCCAT GCACTTGATTTGATCCGCGGTAAGAATTTTCTCATGTTGATGGATTCTGCTTTGGAGGGCCATTTCTCAAACGAAGACGGAATGGAGTTAGTGAGGTTAGCTTCTCGCTGTTTGCAGTATGAAGCTCGTGAGAGGCCAAATGCCAAATCCCTCGTCATATCTCTCATGTCTGTTCAGAAGGAAGCAGAG GTACCATCACATGTGTTGATGGGTATTCCACATGGAACTGCTTCTTCAAAACAGCCATTGTCATTGACACCTTTTGGAGAGGCTTGCATGAGGATAGATTTGACCGCTATACATGAAATATTGGAGAAGATGGGATACAAAGACGATGAGGGAATTGCTAATGAG CTTTCTTTTCAAATGTGGACCAGCCAAATGCAGGAAACCTTGAACTCCAAGAAACATGGTGATACCGCTTTCCGAGCTAAGGATTTTGCAACTGCAATTGATTGCTACACGCGG TTCATCGATGGCGGGACCATAGTGTCACCAACAGTCTATGCCAGACGCTGCTTGTCCTACTTGATGAATGATAGGCCCCAAGAGGCCCTTGGAGATGCGATGCAAGCCCAGGTGGTGTCGCCACAGTGGCCCACTGCTTTGTATTTACAAGCGACTTGCCTGTTTAGCCTAGGGATGGAAGGTGATGCTCAAGAAACCCTCAAAGATGGCACCAACTTGGAAGCCAAAAGGAGTAAAAACTGA
- the LOC107889748 gene encoding uncharacterized protein isoform X1 has translation MSSFEMSHIDLEQGTHRRNESEVSAGEASVCFSDADEGSCYSQFYSTTGGSYDEYSFGCEIGGDSDSRRVSSASDCSVEVRAPSGANELKLHLAKVEKDCRICHLGLESNSHESGAPIELGCSCKDDLAAAHKHCAEAWFKIRGNKTCEICHSIARNVVGVNEVESTEQPNETNSSTATTAVSGAASYTESRSFWHGHRFLNFLLACMVFAFVISWLFHFNVPSS, from the exons ATGTCATCATTTGAGATGTCCCATATCGATTTAGAGCAAGGAACTCACCGCCGGAACGAGAGCGAAGTCAGCGCCGGCGAAGCTAGCGTGTGCTTCTCCGACGCCGACGAGGGCTCTTGCTACTCTCAGTTTTATTCCACCACGGGTGGTTCTTACGATGAGTACAGCTTCGGTTGCGAGATTGGTGGCGATTCGGATTCCAGGAGGGTGTCTTCGGCCTCGGATTGCTCGGTGGAGGTGCGGGCTCCAAGTGGAGCTAATGAACTCAAGCTGCATTTGGCCAAAGTTGAGAAAGATTGTAGAATTTGCCATTTGGGTTTAGAGAGCAACAGCCATGAATCTGGTGCCCCTATTGAATTGGGTTGTTCTTGCAAGGATGACCTTGCTGCTGCTCATAAACACTGTGCTGAAGCATGGTTTAAGATCAGAGGAAATAA GACCTGTGAAATTTGTCATTCTATTGCACGCAACGTAGTTGGAGTGAACGAGGTCGAGTCGACAGAGCAACCAAACGAGACAAACAGTTCCACTGCAACCACTGCAGTCTCGGGAGCAGCATCCTATACAGAGTCTCGAAGCTTCTGGCATGGTCATCGCTTCCTCAACTTTCTCCTTGCTTGCATGGTATTTGCATTTGTCATATCTTGGCTCTTCCACTTCAATGTACCGTCATCCTAA
- the LOC107889748 gene encoding uncharacterized protein isoform X2, protein MSSFEMSHIDLEQGTHRRNESEVSAGEASVCFSDADEGSCYSQFYSTTGGSYDEYSFGCEIGGDSDSRRVSSASDCSVEVRAPSGANELKLHLAKVEKDCRICHLGLESNSHESGAPIELGCSCKDDLAAAHKHCAEAWFKIRGNKIQGIRLICCERKVIGNKVFSDVITYQKRQAFGIEECQL, encoded by the exons ATGTCATCATTTGAGATGTCCCATATCGATTTAGAGCAAGGAACTCACCGCCGGAACGAGAGCGAAGTCAGCGCCGGCGAAGCTAGCGTGTGCTTCTCCGACGCCGACGAGGGCTCTTGCTACTCTCAGTTTTATTCCACCACGGGTGGTTCTTACGATGAGTACAGCTTCGGTTGCGAGATTGGTGGCGATTCGGATTCCAGGAGGGTGTCTTCGGCCTCGGATTGCTCGGTGGAGGTGCGGGCTCCAAGTGGAGCTAATGAACTCAAGCTGCATTTGGCCAAAGTTGAGAAAGATTGTAGAATTTGCCATTTGGGTTTAGAGAGCAACAGCCATGAATCTGGTGCCCCTATTGAATTGGGTTGTTCTTGCAAGGATGACCTTGCTGCTGCTCATAAACACTGTGCTGAAGCATGGTTTAAGATCAGAGGAAATAA AATTCAAGGTATCCGTCTTATATGTTGCGAACGAAAGGTCATAGGCAACAAAGTGTTTTCTGATGTGATCACATACCAAAAGAGACAGGCATTTGGAATTGAAGAATGTCAACTATGA
- the LOC107889749 gene encoding transcription factor MYB1: protein METEVEAVDNGNGTTVAEINVPSPPPLDGGEGGDCGSRDDSAVGGRARKQRVKGPWSPEEDAILSELVSKFGARNWSLIARGIAGRSGKSCRLRWCNQLDPAVKRKPFTDEEDRMIISAHAVHGNKWAVIARLLPGRTDNAIKNHWNSTLRRRYMDLGRINTESANMMEDGGCLDKTKASSEETLSCAEDSSFRSLEWKDASSSEKLDNQSKGKALTGTQSDHELIEPPTLFRPVARIRAFNVYNNMDAPEFVSPRSRSVPVLGPSIQTSKPDVGTCKLLERVYTDRLVPLHCGHGCCGTQNGQNKSLLGPEFVEFSEPPSFPNYELAAIATDISNLAWLKSGLENNSVRAMDDATAGTSHRSQVHMGHFEESQMSDRLRIEERNSKFMGTMTNLLST from the exons ATGGAAACAGAAGTGGAAGCCGTTGATAACGGCAACGGCACCACTGTTGCTGAAATCAACGTCCCATCACCACCGCCCCTAGATGGCGGCGAAGGGGGCGATTGTGGAAGCCGCGACGATTCGGCGGTGGGAGGGCGAGCTCGTAAACAGCGAGTGAAGGGGCCCTGGTCCCCTGAGGAAGATGCGATTCTGAGTGAACTTGTGAGCAAGTTTGGGGCGAGGAATTGGAGCTTGATTGCGCGTGGAATCGCCGGTCGTTCTGGGAAGTCGTGTCGGCTTCGTTGGTGTAATCAGCTTGACCCGGCCGTTAAGCGCAAGCCATTTACTG ATGAGGAGGATCGGATGATTATTTCAGCACATGCAGTACATGGGAACAAATGGGCTGTGATTGCAAGGCTTCTACCTGGAAGAACAGATAATGCTATAAAAAATCATTGGAATTCCACATTGCGGCGCCGGTACATGGATCTTGGTAGAATAAACACGGAATCTGCAAATATGATGGAAGATGGTGGCTGCTTGGACAAAACCAAGGCATCATCTGAAGAAACTCTGTCTTGTGCGGAGGACAGTTCTTTCAGATCCCTGGAATGGAAAGACGCAAGCTCCTCGGAAAAGTTAGATAATCAATCAAAGGGCAAAGCACTAACAGGGACTCAATCTGACCATGAATTAATTGAACCACCAACTCTTTTCCGTCCTGTGGCCCGTATCCGTgcttttaatgtttataataacaTGGATGCACCTGAATTTGTTTCACCACGTTCAAGGTCAGTTCCGGTGCTAGGCCCTTCCATTCAAACATCAAAGCCAGATGTTGGGACATGCAAATTGCTTGAAAGAGTTTACACTGATCGTTTAGTACCTCTGCATTGTGGTCATGGCTGTTGTGGAACTCAAAATGGTCAAAATAAGTCTTTGCTGGGGCCAGAATTTGTGGAATTTTCAGAACCTCCATCTTTTCCAAATTACGAGTTGGCTGCAATAGCCACTGATATAAGCAACCTTGCATGGCTGAAAAGTGGATTGGAAAATAACAGCGTCAGGGCAATGGATGATGCAACTGCTGGTACATCTCATAGATCTCAAGTGCACATGGGACATTTTGAGGAGAGCCAAATGAGTGATCGTTTACGTATTGAAGAGAGAAACAGCAAGTTTATGGGCACTATGACCAACCTGCTGTCAACATAG